A section of the Subtercola frigoramans genome encodes:
- a CDS encoding 50S ribosomal protein L25/general stress protein Ctc — MADDNKIVAETRNSFGKGAARKLRAAGKIPAVIYGHGAEPQHVSLPGHEVFLLIRKSNALIELDIEGKETLALVKDVQKDPVRQIIEHLDLIVVRKGERVQVEVAVHVEGEPVSGATADLDTFSLLLEVLATNIPTRVIVNIEGAEAGTQILAKDIALPEGAVLIGDEDQLIVAVSIPEEQDLGDSLSAGDASTSDAPTPA; from the coding sequence ATGGCTGACGACAACAAGATCGTTGCGGAGACCCGCAACTCATTCGGCAAGGGTGCGGCACGCAAGCTCCGCGCCGCCGGCAAGATTCCCGCAGTGATCTACGGCCACGGTGCTGAACCGCAGCACGTGAGCCTGCCGGGCCACGAGGTGTTCCTGCTCATCCGTAAGTCGAACGCTCTGATCGAGCTCGACATCGAGGGCAAAGAGACGCTCGCCCTCGTGAAGGATGTCCAGAAGGACCCCGTACGCCAGATCATCGAGCACCTCGACCTCATCGTCGTCCGAAAGGGCGAGCGCGTTCAGGTCGAGGTCGCCGTGCACGTCGAAGGTGAGCCTGTCTCCGGCGCCACCGCCGACCTCGACACCTTCTCGCTGCTGCTCGAGGTGCTGGCCACGAACATCCCGACGCGCGTCATCGTGAACATCGAAGGTGCCGAGGCCGGCACCCAGATCCTCGCCAAGGACATCGCACTGCCCGAGGGTGCTGTTCTCATCGGCGACGAGGACCAGCTGATCGTGGCTGTCTCGATCCCTGAAGAGCAGGACCTGGGCGACAGCCTCTCGGCCGGAGACGCCTCGACGTCCGACGCTCCGACGCCCGCCTGA
- the pth gene encoding aminoacyl-tRNA hydrolase, giving the protein MREQKGSVIVVASDDQWLVVGLGNPGPEYAGNRHNVGQMVLDELAMRLSSSFKAVARTNARVAEGRMIPGGPRFVLAKPNSYMNNSGGPVAALLAYFSLPPSQLIVVHDELDIPFDTLRLKFGGGHGGHNGIRDIAAATGTGDFARVRVGVGRPPGRQSAADFVLRDFTSTERGVLPNILADAADAVELIAADGLTAAQQRYHAPPPA; this is encoded by the coding sequence GTGCGGGAGCAGAAGGGTTCGGTGATCGTGGTGGCAAGTGACGACCAGTGGCTGGTGGTCGGACTCGGCAACCCGGGGCCGGAGTATGCCGGCAACCGGCACAATGTGGGCCAGATGGTGCTCGACGAGCTGGCTATGCGCCTCTCTTCATCATTCAAGGCCGTCGCGCGCACGAATGCGCGCGTAGCGGAGGGCCGGATGATTCCGGGAGGGCCGCGCTTCGTGCTCGCGAAGCCGAACAGCTACATGAACAACTCCGGTGGGCCCGTCGCCGCCCTGCTCGCCTACTTCTCCCTGCCACCGTCGCAGTTGATCGTGGTGCACGACGAGCTCGACATCCCGTTCGATACCCTCAGGCTGAAGTTCGGCGGGGGGCACGGCGGCCACAACGGCATTCGGGACATCGCGGCTGCGACCGGCACGGGCGACTTCGCACGGGTGCGGGTCGGGGTGGGGCGTCCTCCCGGTCGCCAGAGTGCCGCCGACTTCGTGCTGCGCGATTTCACGTCGACGGAGCGCGGGGTTCTGCCGAACATCCTCGCCGACGCGGCCGACGCGGTCGAGTTGATCGCCGCCGACGGGCTCACCGCCGCCCAGCAGCGTTACCACGCGCCGCCGCCGGCCTGA
- the mfd gene encoding transcription-repair coupling factor: MILQGLIAALSRASTFDNALAQAGRDADFSLTDGLRAPLLAALLGRRAENELPQVLFVVTATGRDSESLRASLDSLAPGADVLEFPAWETLPHERLSPSAEIVGKRIAALRKLAEWDAQTKAADAAGVPAQAEEPAQAPSRAKGARKAGAAPSAGPARPRPLIVVASVRAALQPLADNLTDQKPILLVKGGRGYDLAQLTTGLVELAYSRVDMVTRRGEFAVRGGILDVFPAVSEHPVRVDFFGDEIEEIRAFSVADQRSLELSLAEVSLPPSRELLLSEGVKQRAREMQHEFPSLAGMLEKIGQGIPVEGMESLAPALLDRLVTVTHYLPKGAAIAVIAPERVASRAVSLTETNREFLSAAWNAATAGAEAPIDLASGEFITLNALRDAAGPGRPWWTLSTFDSGTSSIDEHLQAIVDADSHYVRIAADAVPSFQGNVDGALEHVAARLRDGWSVAVVAGGSGLVERAADVLGEHELPARIVDEFPSDVEPGIAYLVKATVESGFELPETKLALISENEFYGRSAGYDARQVKKLATRRKNVVDPLQLKTGDVVVHQTHGIGRFIELTQREVSSGGRNPVKTTREYLLIEYAPSKRGYPGDKLYVPTDQLDLLTRYVGGEAPALSKMGGSDWSAAKSKARKAVRDIAVELVKLYSARMASKGYAFGPDTPWQRELEEAFPFAETPDQLTTIDEVKADMERPIPMDRLLAGDVGFGKTEVAVRAAFKAIQEGKQVAMLVPTTLLVRQHLETFSERFAGFPVHTRALSRFQSEKEARETIKGLADGTIDMVIGTHRILTESMVFKDLGLVIIDEEQRFGVEHKEKLKKLKTNVDILSMSATPIPRTLEMAVTGIREMSTLATPPEDRHPILTYVGPNSDKQIAAAIHREMLREGQIFFVHNRVSSINRVAAHIAELVPDARIAVAHGQLPEHVLEQVIVDFWERKFDVLVSTTIIETGLDIPNANTLIIDRADKYGLSQLHQLRGRVGRGRERAYAYFLYDENKPLSETAHDRLSTIAANNELGSGMQVALKDLEIRGAGNLLGGEQSGHIAGVGFDLYLRMIGEAVSTFRGDVAEGQTELRLELPVDAHIPEEYVDSERLRLEAYQKLSTASSPAAADGQIDQVLEELIDRYGEPPEQVTNLITVSKLRRLAQRTGLSEVVAMGSNLRVAPANLADSIQVRLKRMYPNAKYLASAAAVSVPMPVVNGHPLPDADLIAWVESLLAAIFPPPATPAAAPASAVTAPAGD, encoded by the coding sequence GTGATACTTCAGGGCTTGATCGCTGCGCTTTCGCGCGCCTCGACGTTCGACAACGCCCTCGCGCAGGCCGGCCGTGACGCTGATTTCTCGCTCACAGACGGGCTTCGGGCGCCGCTGCTGGCCGCACTGCTGGGCAGGCGGGCAGAGAACGAACTCCCGCAGGTACTGTTTGTCGTCACGGCAACGGGCCGCGATTCCGAGAGTCTCCGTGCGAGCCTGGATTCGCTCGCTCCCGGCGCCGATGTGCTCGAGTTCCCTGCGTGGGAGACGCTGCCGCACGAGCGGCTGAGCCCGAGCGCCGAGATCGTCGGCAAGCGCATCGCCGCGCTGCGAAAGCTCGCCGAATGGGATGCTCAAACCAAGGCGGCCGATGCGGCGGGCGTGCCTGCGCAGGCCGAAGAGCCGGCACAAGCTCCTTCGCGGGCGAAGGGCGCCAGAAAGGCGGGTGCTGCTCCATCGGCTGGGCCCGCACGACCACGCCCGCTCATCGTCGTCGCCTCCGTGCGCGCTGCACTGCAGCCGCTCGCCGACAACCTCACCGACCAGAAACCCATACTCCTGGTCAAGGGAGGGCGTGGCTACGACCTCGCCCAGCTCACCACCGGGCTCGTCGAACTGGCGTACTCCCGCGTCGACATGGTCACCCGCCGGGGCGAGTTCGCCGTGCGCGGCGGCATTCTCGACGTGTTCCCGGCCGTCTCGGAGCATCCGGTCAGGGTCGACTTCTTCGGCGACGAGATCGAGGAGATCCGCGCCTTCTCGGTTGCCGACCAGCGCTCACTCGAGCTCTCGCTTGCCGAGGTGAGTCTGCCGCCGAGCCGCGAACTGCTGCTCAGCGAGGGCGTGAAACAGCGTGCCCGTGAGATGCAGCACGAGTTTCCGAGCCTCGCCGGCATGCTCGAGAAGATCGGCCAGGGCATCCCGGTCGAGGGTATGGAGAGCCTCGCGCCCGCCCTCCTCGATCGCCTGGTCACCGTTACCCACTACCTGCCGAAGGGCGCGGCGATCGCCGTCATCGCCCCCGAGCGCGTGGCCAGCCGCGCGGTGAGCCTCACCGAGACCAACCGCGAGTTCCTCTCCGCCGCGTGGAACGCCGCCACCGCCGGAGCCGAAGCTCCGATCGACCTGGCCTCGGGCGAGTTCATCACCCTCAACGCGCTGCGTGATGCCGCCGGCCCTGGCCGCCCGTGGTGGACCCTCTCGACATTCGACAGCGGTACATCATCCATTGACGAGCACCTGCAGGCCATCGTCGATGCCGACTCCCACTACGTGAGAATCGCGGCGGATGCTGTACCCAGCTTCCAGGGCAACGTCGACGGTGCCCTCGAGCACGTTGCGGCGCGCCTCCGTGACGGCTGGAGCGTCGCCGTCGTCGCGGGCGGCTCGGGCCTCGTCGAGCGTGCGGCCGACGTGCTGGGCGAACACGAGTTGCCGGCGCGTATCGTCGACGAGTTCCCGTCCGACGTGGAGCCCGGCATCGCCTACCTCGTCAAGGCCACCGTCGAGAGCGGCTTCGAGCTGCCGGAGACCAAGCTCGCACTCATCAGCGAGAACGAGTTCTACGGCCGCAGTGCGGGGTATGACGCGCGCCAGGTCAAGAAGCTGGCCACCCGCCGTAAGAACGTCGTCGACCCCCTGCAGCTGAAGACCGGCGACGTGGTCGTGCACCAGACGCACGGCATCGGCCGGTTCATCGAGCTCACCCAGCGCGAGGTCTCCAGCGGTGGCCGCAACCCCGTGAAGACCACGCGTGAATACCTGCTCATCGAGTACGCGCCGTCCAAGCGCGGGTACCCCGGCGACAAGCTCTACGTACCCACCGACCAGCTCGACCTGCTCACCCGCTACGTCGGGGGAGAAGCGCCCGCGCTCTCGAAGATGGGTGGCAGTGACTGGTCGGCGGCCAAGTCGAAGGCGCGCAAGGCCGTTCGCGATATCGCCGTCGAACTGGTGAAGCTGTACTCGGCGCGCATGGCGTCGAAGGGCTACGCGTTCGGGCCTGACACACCCTGGCAGCGCGAGCTCGAAGAGGCGTTCCCGTTCGCCGAGACCCCCGACCAGCTCACCACGATCGACGAGGTCAAGGCCGACATGGAGCGGCCCATCCCCATGGACCGCCTGCTCGCCGGCGACGTCGGCTTCGGCAAGACCGAGGTCGCCGTGCGCGCCGCGTTCAAGGCCATCCAGGAGGGTAAGCAGGTTGCGATGCTCGTGCCGACCACCCTGCTTGTCCGCCAGCACCTCGAGACCTTCAGCGAACGCTTCGCGGGCTTCCCCGTGCACACCCGCGCCCTCTCCCGATTCCAGTCCGAGAAGGAGGCCCGCGAGACCATCAAGGGCCTCGCAGACGGCACAATCGACATGGTGATCGGCACCCACCGCATCCTCACCGAATCCATGGTCTTCAAAGACCTGGGGCTCGTGATTATCGACGAAGAGCAGCGTTTCGGTGTCGAACACAAAGAGAAACTGAAGAAGCTCAAGACCAACGTCGACATCCTCTCGATGAGTGCCACGCCGATCCCTCGCACTCTCGAGATGGCGGTCACGGGCATCCGGGAGATGTCGACCCTCGCCACCCCGCCCGAAGACCGGCACCCGATCCTGACCTACGTCGGGCCGAACTCCGACAAGCAGATCGCGGCCGCCATCCACCGCGAGATGCTGCGCGAAGGCCAGATCTTCTTCGTTCACAACCGGGTCTCATCGATCAACCGGGTCGCCGCGCATATCGCCGAGCTGGTTCCGGATGCCCGCATCGCCGTTGCACACGGCCAACTGCCTGAGCACGTGCTCGAACAGGTCATCGTGGACTTCTGGGAGCGCAAGTTCGACGTTCTCGTCTCGACCACCATCATCGAGACCGGCCTCGACATCCCGAACGCCAACACGCTCATCATCGACCGTGCCGACAAGTACGGGCTCTCGCAGTTGCACCAGCTCCGGGGGCGGGTCGGTCGCGGGCGTGAGCGGGCCTACGCCTACTTCCTCTACGACGAGAACAAACCCCTCAGCGAGACGGCGCACGACCGGCTCTCGACCATCGCAGCGAACAATGAACTCGGCTCCGGCATGCAGGTCGCGCTCAAAGACCTCGAGATCCGCGGCGCCGGCAACCTGCTCGGCGGCGAGCAGTCCGGCCACATCGCCGGTGTCGGCTTCGACCTCTATCTCCGGATGATCGGCGAAGCCGTCTCGACCTTCCGGGGTGATGTCGCAGAGGGCCAGACCGAACTCCGGCTCGAACTGCCCGTCGACGCGCACATCCCCGAGGAGTACGTCGACAGCGAGCGCCTGCGTCTGGAGGCCTACCAGAAGCTGTCGACCGCCTCGTCGCCGGCTGCGGCCGACGGCCAGATCGACCAGGTGCTCGAGGAGCTCATCGACCGCTACGGCGAGCCGCCGGAGCAGGTCACGAACCTCATCACCGTGTCGAAACTGCGCCGCCTGGCCCAGCGCACGGGGCTCAGCGAGGTCGTCGCGATGGGGTCGAACCTGCGAGTCGCCCCGGCGAACCTGGCCGACTCGATCCAGGTGCGGCTGAAGCGCATGTACCCCAACGCGAAATACCTGGCGTCGGCTGCTGCCGTGAGCGTTCCGATGCCGGTCGTGAACGGGCATCCCTTGCCTGACGCCGACCTCATCGCCTGGGTCGAGAGCCTGCTCGCGGCGATCTTCCCGCCACCGGCGACCCCGGCCGCTGCACCGGCTTCTGCAGTCACGGCTCCCGCCGGCGACTGA
- a CDS encoding EamA family transporter, producing the protein MWPVGIVVIGRACQEIGASFAVVLFPLVGALGMVGLRLGFSAIILLVVCRPKLRGHTGRDWMIVVAYGVVLAGMNMLFYQALDRLPLGTTVTIEVLGPLVLSVVVARRASAWLWAVLAFAGVALLSQGGAGTLDPVGVAFAAGAGALWSGYILLSARAGQRFAQLDGIAIAMTVGAIVSLPFGIVSTGVALFQPTALLLGLAVAVLSSTIPYAFELLALRRLPEATFSILMSLAPAIAALAGLVILGQALSWVEAVAIALVIAASIGAVRSAARFARRPSPVPAEPLP; encoded by the coding sequence CTGTGGCCGGTCGGCATCGTGGTCATCGGGCGCGCCTGCCAGGAGATCGGGGCGTCGTTCGCGGTCGTGCTGTTCCCCCTCGTGGGGGCACTCGGCATGGTGGGGCTTCGCCTGGGGTTCTCGGCGATCATCCTGCTCGTCGTGTGTCGCCCGAAGCTGCGCGGCCACACCGGGCGCGACTGGATGATCGTGGTCGCCTACGGCGTGGTGCTTGCGGGCATGAACATGCTCTTCTACCAGGCCCTCGACCGCCTGCCGCTGGGCACGACGGTCACGATCGAGGTGCTCGGCCCGCTCGTGCTGTCGGTGGTCGTCGCACGGCGGGCCTCTGCGTGGCTCTGGGCGGTGCTCGCGTTCGCCGGGGTCGCCCTGCTCAGCCAGGGTGGGGCTGGCACCCTCGACCCGGTCGGCGTCGCGTTCGCGGCGGGTGCCGGGGCGCTGTGGTCCGGATACATCCTGTTGTCTGCGCGGGCCGGGCAGCGGTTCGCCCAGCTCGATGGCATCGCCATCGCTATGACTGTCGGCGCGATCGTGTCGCTGCCCTTCGGCATCGTGTCGACGGGAGTCGCTCTGTTCCAGCCGACCGCGCTGCTGCTCGGGCTCGCGGTCGCGGTGCTCTCGTCGACCATCCCCTACGCGTTCGAACTGCTCGCGCTGCGGCGCCTGCCAGAGGCGACGTTCTCCATCCTGATGAGCCTCGCGCCTGCGATTGCCGCGCTGGCCGGCCTGGTCATCCTCGGGCAGGCCTTGAGCTGGGTGGAGGCCGTCGCGATCGCGCTCGTCATCGCGGCGAGTATCGGTGCGGTGCGCTCGGCCGCCCGGTTCGCCCGCCGCCCCAGTCCCGTTCCCGCCGAACCCCTCCCCTAG